The Sander vitreus isolate 19-12246 chromosome 10, sanVit1, whole genome shotgun sequence genome contains the following window.
ACTTTAAAATATGATGTTATTAACTTAGCTCGCGAGTCTAGCtaggtagctaacattaactggtaacgttagcagcagTGGTAAACGTTTTATAATACGTTTATACGTAGGTTAGATTGCATAAAGAGTGTTGCAAGCTAGCCTCTTACTGATGtcatgtaacgttacctactTTAATGCTATCAATGTAAGCTGTGGTATAATACCACAGTGTTTTAATCAGCTAGCTATCTGACCAAATATAAATCAATGTAACGTTAACTGACTAACGTTAAgcgttcaataaaataaaatgtagcgttagctaacgtgtcaatgtttttattttaagctAACGTCAGCGAACGTCATAATGGACTTGCCACATCAGGGGTACCGAGCAAGTAAGTGGAAAAATTAATCACCGTGTTTTACCATCACTTATCCGTTCTGTAAAACTTTGCAAAATATCCGCCCATAGTTTTTCTACTTCCTATTTTCTTACTAGAGCTAGACACACAGAGCTCAGCAAACTGCTGTCAAGACTGGTGATCTAACTAACGTTACACTAAAATATCCCAGTTTATTAGTGAAACTAATGCAGTCTTATATACCAGTACTTGAATAAATCTTGCAAAACCTGCATTTGGGTTATGTTTACCCTAGTTGATATaaatggggtggacaaaatattagaGACACTAGTCAAtacaatcagaatcagctttaatggccaAGTAAGTGTGAACCATGTGAACACTTACAGTACAAGGAATGTGACTGCagctttttgttgctctcaaagtaccTACACAAAAATAGACATATGGCTAAAAACAAGGTTAACATAAATATTTGACTACAATGTACAGATATACGTTTgtacacatgtaaacaaacagcacgattaagattttactgtaaacaataagacaatacaatttaacagcaccacaaactaccgCCTCCAAACTGTCCATGAAGTTGAACGAAGCTGTAGATCAGCAGTTTGGATCAGACTTTCAGCGGTTTATAGAAGAGACAAATacaagataataaaaaaatgaatgattatgACAGcaacaacgaaatgcagttctCTATGGACACGATGACACATTTATGAACCGAGTATACAAAAGAATAACTTTTGCCGAGGGAGACTTCAGTGGAaaggaaagggctgtctgatgtcaaggtaaagtggtgaaaatattctaaatatagcgtacactttaacggatattgattttttttttttaggcggTTAAAATACGCTTTTGCACCTGGCTTTGTCCAaagtaatacactgactatggataagtacctcatacaacccaaCTTCAAACGATcagaactatccctttaacaaTGTCCTCATGTTATCTTGGTCATCAAAGAGTATTGTTTCTCTCTTACTTGGGGAAAGACCTGATATGGTTGGAATGTCTTAAGTGATTAAACAATTTGGGTGGATTTCAGTGTATGTTTATATTTGATAATGTGGATAATAAGCTTGTAACTCCATGAAATATCAACAAAGTCAGTTAATATAAATTCAAATGCCCTCTATTTACTCCGTTGTGTCCATTTTTTCCACAGCTAAACCGAGAGCTCGTGCAGCTCCCCCCACAGCAGATTCTGTCCTGTTTGATGACACCAGCTCTGTAGCACCAGCAATGAACAGTCAAGGATACTACACTCCTGGGTACAATATGGCAGAACCCTCAAATAACATGCAAGGAGGTGCTGGACCTGATCTGTTTGCTGACCCAATGGCCAACGCTGCAATGATGTATGGCTCCTCATTAGCCAACCAAGGAAAGGATATGGTGAACAAAGAGGTAAGGAAAGGTCATGATATGTATGGGGTTCCTTCAGATATGATCTGCTACTGTATGCGGGGATGGGGTGTTAACCCAGTAGCGTATAAAAAAGGTCAAGGCCTAGATTGGGCAATTGGCAtgactttaaagcaacactagagaactctTCCCACTtctgtccccctacaggttggaagcagaattgtccattacactTTAAACCTCCCACAAAAATGTGTCTTGTGTGATTCAATCACAAGTTGAGGGACCCATACACACTTTTACCAGGTTTTGAAGTTTGACCAGGCATACAGATCTAGACACAGACTGGCCCTTAATGTGATAAGATAATAGTTCTAAACAGGAGTACAGAGTAATGTAATATACAGCAATTTTCTTTACTGTGAAACGTCAAACGTTTTCCTtcatgcaagttttttttttttaagattattttttgggcatttttaggcctttatttgaaaggacagctgaagacatgaaagggaagagagagggggaatgacatgcagcaagggGCCGCATgtcgtcgaggagtaaacctcgatatatgggcgcccactctaccaactgagctatccgggcgcctcATGCAAGTTTTTTTATGCCATTTAATATAATTTTTGTCCCAAAAATTGACTTTTAAGAAGTTCATTATTTGAAGTTTTTCAAGCTAGAGAAACACACGGATGTGTTCTTTCATTGAcattagggtgaccagacgtcccgaaaAATTTGGGACATTCCCGAAATCCAAGCAGTTGTCCCGAATCCCTAATCCTGCCCTAATTGTCCCGAAAGTCTCAAGAGCAGACTCTCGAGTAGTTATAGTCTGATAGAACATAAAAAACTGATAGCATAAAACAACACaatcattattaatttaatatttgaattaattaaattaaaatttaattaattaaataaaaaatggtatatccgaatacaatacacattttctacaaGCTCAGTCTGCCACacttccagtgctggttccattaTATCAGAATTTGGATAGTCATTAtcgaaacattaattggtcatgtaaCAAGGGCTGGGAAATTGGCATTAACAGGCAACCacgtgacagtactctgatccaatggaaaccCCAACcccgtgccccccttctagcaATGACGGTGCCGAAACTCCTAGTGCTCAATTGCAGAAGacccggaaacgctgaccaatcagagcagactgggctttacAGGAGGgggtttaaagagacaggtgcttaAACGGAGCGTTTTAGACAAAGACAGTATGAGGAAAAtagtgtgttttttgaacattaaagcatgttaacatttgaaacacaaaacacaagtagGAAACTGAATACTGAAATATgtcccctttttaaaatgacTATGACTCAACTGTATTTATTAACTTTGGTACTCTTCATCTGTTACTTTAATGTTTGCCCTTCCATTGCCTTTCAGATCAGCAGATTCATGTCTGTGAACAAGCTGAAATACTTCTTTGCCGTCGACACTAGATATGTATTGAAGAAACTTATGATCCTCATGTTCCCTTACACACATCAGGTAATCAGAGCCATTCATCCAATCAGACTTTGTCCTACATCCACGTACAGGAtgacacaaaacattttaatagcGTGCATAACCTGCTTGATAGCTTTCTCTAGTTTTCTTGATAGTGTCATATTTTCACCAACCTATCACATTTTAACCATGCAAACAAGATAATCAGCCACTTAATCACCCCTTCAGGTTTATTTATGAACATCTGAATGCTGTGATTGCCAGTGCGGTTATAAAAACACACTGTATACGCTTAGTACACAACTTATTGAGATTGTAAATTATGTCAGCACTCCAAACATTCTGTGCCCTGATGATGTACGAACTGTACGGAGTACAAACTCGCCTTACAAAACCAGGGTCACAAAACGGCATACTAAAGACGCACCTGTCCTAATGGACTTTTCCCACAGCATGTTATTTTGCGTTAAGTGCAATATTTTACTCAGTATTTGCTCCATTCTTAATTAAAATCTACTACTACTGATACTCCTAATTTATCATTGAGCTCTAATCTTATCACAtgtaaattaacttttttaataTAGTGATTGTCTAAACCAATTTTCAGgtggaaaaaaatacataatttgcaTATAACACTATTAGACTCTGCAGGGTGATTcttactgtatttgtgtgtgtaggatTGGGAAGTACGTTACCATAGGGACACTCCACTGACTCCAAGACAGGATGTGAATGCACCGGATCTTTACATACCGAGTACGTTTTCTATAAATACAAAATTATCCATAGCAGAGCTATGTATAATGTATTAAGTGtactttttgtctttaagcaATGGCTTTCATTACCTACATTTTACTTGCTGGAATGGCCCTCGGCATTCAAAAACGGTGAGCTATTCTTCCTTATCTAAATTTACTTCATGACTTgcattaaatattttttgaatCAATTAATAAGGAGTGTGTATTGTCTTTGTATAAAGGTTCAGTCCAGAGGTTCTTGGACTGTGTGCCAGCACCGCCCTCGTGTGGGTCATCATCGAGGTCTTGGTTATGTTGTTGAGTTTGTACCTGCTGACAGTCCACAGCGACCTCTCAACCTTTGATCTCATTGCCTACAGTGGCTACAAATATGTTGGGTAAATGTCATGGCACTTAAGATGAATATAATTCTATTTTACTGACAAAGCCAATCATTGTGAGGATTAGTGTGAGACCAaagcttaaaggtgctctaagcaatgttgggtgacattacttcttgttgacgttcaaagttattgtcaaacaaagctgaggctagctcgcccctccctcctcctcctcatcccgtcccctccccctcccttccgtgcttccacGCACTAACCCCCAGCCCAAAATCCATCTTGtcggttatttttttattttattttaagattattttttttggcattttaggcctttatttgacaggacagctgaagacataaaaggggagagaggcaGCAAAGGGCCATGGGTCAGAAtcgaacctgcagccgctgcgtcgaggagtaagcctctatatatgggcgcctgctctaccaactgagctatccgggcgccccattttgtcggttattggctggtaCGCTGGAATAcggtttgttatgtttggtggtgcaggttggccagtttgtttttgttgccgtttctggagcctgggctgtctacagagaccgcgtttttttacagtgtgttcaggggacaggcagctagcggatagtgaggacatcgcttagagcaccttttaaactTGTATTATAACCAAACCAATTAGCTGTTAAATCAAAGATGTAGATACATTTATTCTGATTCAGCTCAGTGGAAggcatttttaaatgttacaaGGTCTTTGTTGACTGCATTAATTCATATTGAagaacattataaatatattttttatgctTCTCCTTTAGGATGATCTTCACAGTGTTGTGTGGTTTACTGTTTGGCAGTGATGGGTATTACGTGGCTCTTGCCTGGTCCTCTTGTGCCCTTATGTTCTTCATTGTAAGTATTTTGAGTCATTGAACAGAAAACCAAATACATTgtaattataattaattatgTTCAGAGTAGGTCAGATATTTACATAGTTGATGCTGTTTTTTCCATCTCAATTGTTCTTTCCCTCTGTGTTTAAAAAGAGAAGACTGAAGAAACAAATATGCAGAATACACAAAGAAAAGAGGACAGCTAATCCACACAAATCCTCAGGTTTAGGATAGATGTCTAGTGCAACAACAAAATATCAGCTTTCTGCATTATTTAGCATAATGTACTGCATTAATACATGTAATATAGTACATGTAGTTACTACTATGTACTATGTACATATGTACTATGTCTTATGTATGCTATAATATTTTACTGAAAAACCTACTTTATGTTAGCGTGATATTGCAGGTTTAAAGCTGTTTCTTTCTTCTCAGGTTCGATCTCTGAAAATGAAgatccttccctctctctcccctgacTCCATGGTAACTGGATCAAGTGCCAAACCTCAATTCCGCCTTTATATAACTGTGGCTACTGCAGTGTTTCAGCCAATCATTATATATTGGTTAACCTCTCACTTGGTCAGGTGACCATGAGGCATTAAATAACCTGAAGTCCAAGTGTGTATGACCCAAACATTTGGTTATTGAGTGTTTATACACCTGCCTTTATACGCTTTTTTGTCAGTAAACTCAAAACATATGAAGACCGTGTTAAACTGCAGCGTGTGTTGAACTTGTCAGATGGACatgttaaaaatgaaatggcTTCAAATTGTGACACAGAAAATGTCTCACTGGAAGTTGTTTTTTCACCATTAGTGTACAGTCACTCTGGCAAATGCTTATTTTGGCCATCTAACTTTGAACACAAGGGCTTGTTTAATCATAACTCAGATTCAGTTCAAGTTGCTCTACAATGTTTACACCGGACATACAGACAATACAAATaccacacagacataaaacgcacatacatacatgattCAAGTACAATTTCTTTCTGGTATGGTAATGTTGCTGCATTATCTCCCTTTCTCTTGTGAGTCTTGGATTTTATTTATCTACATTTGAAAGAGCATGACAATGTTTGAattttttgtagaaaaaaaataaatatatttagctTTGTGTATTCAATTTAaacagtttgggacattttttattattatttgttgtatctgatttttctttccttctgaaTAATGCTGATTTGTGTCAGTTAATATGATTTAATTTCTAAAGATGGTGCCAGAGCTCAGTATTTATCCAACAGTCTATGACATTGACATAAGTGTTGCAAAGTTTACAATTGTTCTCAAAGGGGGGGAAGTAGCTTAAATGAATAAACTTATAATTACTGTGCTTATGCACAAGTTTGATGTACTGGCATGTTGCATTagaattttttgttgttgtgggaatttatgtttattacatttcagagagataTTATTTTTACAGCAAGTGTCATCCATTGTATGTAATTATAAAGTAATAAGTGCATTATAAGGTGTTACATGCAAACATGCATTAGTAGAGCTGGCATTGTTCAGTAAGCTATTTGCAATAGTGGAAATTAACCAAGTTCATTAACTCAAGTACTAAACTTCAGTATCACTTTAAGTTACTTGTATTTCCCTTTTATGCTACTTAATTCACTacgtttctaaaaaaaaataaaaataaaatctgcctttttattgtttaaacCACCCAACAGAGTAAAAAAGTTAGCGTTGGTCTCAGCTCGACCTgctacaacaataaaatgctgcttagacgttattgcattagtaataataatcaaataGTATGATATATTATGTGACAAAAGCAGCCATTAAGCTGCTCTATGAcaatttgatatatatatatatatatatatatatatataaagattatttttttgggcttttcagcCTTTATATGATAAGACaactaggtgagaaaggggaagacatgcaggaaattgttacaggtcggattcgaaccttggacctctgcgttgaggcataaacctctcagtatatgtgcacctgctctacccattgaaccaacccggccacgataATTTGATATTTAAAGGACATTTGGCTGATACTCGTTTACAGTTTTACAGGcaggacatttacttgtaacACTATTTTTACACTGGTCATGCTaaaatctgaatacttctttgtATACTACTGGCAAATTTAGTAACTTAATACCTTATGAGGTATTTTACATTTGGGTAGGGTATtgctatttttactttactgtcTTGATGGATTTGGATACTGTCTCCCCTCTGTTGGTTGGTGTGAGACTGTCTTTGCGGGAGCGCGCCTTGGAACGCGCACAATGCAAAGCGTCCTTTCCGTTTCCATGGAGACCTCAGACGGTAACAGAACACGGAGGGAAAGGTGTCCGATTCCGAGTCTAGTTTTGAACACCAGAATTTCACCTTTAACTCTTGAATGACGTGTTTTGGACATTTAATGAACTCTGAATTCTGCCAAGATTATCGTTTTGGTAATTTGGTGAGTAACTAGTTAATATGCATTTTGAAGCACTAGCTCACATCACCTGTGAGCGGAAAAGGCGGCTTTCTTGGCTTAATGAAACTTTATATTGTTCCGCCATTTGCATCCTGAACTGCGTTGAGGAGCCATGCGGCATTACATACAAACTTTTAGAGCGTTATAAATTTGATTTTTACACGCAGTAAGTCTACTGTTAGTTTGTTTAACGCAATTAATCGATTGCACCCTCTACGAGTAACAATGACTTTCTAACAGACCTGCACCTGTCCACTGAGCACGTTTTGTGTGTATTAAAACGGGAGATGGTTACTGTGCCTAACATTTTGGACTTTGTACGTTTGGTGGTTAGGGGATGCTCATCAGAGGGGAACGGTTAGCTAACATTTAActgaaatacttttactt
Protein-coding sequences here:
- the yif1a gene encoding protein YIF1A, giving the protein MDLPHQGYRATKPRARAAPPTADSVLFDDTSSVAPAMNSQGYYTPGYNMAEPSNNMQGGAGPDLFADPMANAAMMYGSSLANQGKDMVNKEISRFMSVNKLKYFFAVDTRYVLKKLMILMFPYTHQDWEVRYHRDTPLTPRQDVNAPDLYIPTMAFITYILLAGMALGIQKRFSPEVLGLCASTALVWVIIEVLVMLLSLYLLTVHSDLSTFDLIAYSGYKYVGMIFTVLCGLLFGSDGYYVALAWSSCALMFFIVRSLKMKILPSLSPDSMVTGSSAKPQFRLYITVATAVFQPIIIYWLTSHLVR